The genomic region AACACGCAGCAAATCCAAGCTCAATAAGCAGCGTTTCCCATTGTCTTAGGATAGAAGCAGATCTGCTCGATATCCTTCCTAAAGGTTTGACATCCTCTACTATAGATGATGAGAAATTCAGAAAAGCATCGTCCTTGTATTCCTTTCTGGCAAATAAAAGACCCGATCCTGATCACTTGAGTAAATCTGGCTAGTATGGCCACTAAAATGAAGGATATTCAGACTCGACTTTCAAAGATGTGGTGAAAAACAATAACAATCAAACCAATTTGTGTAGTCCCTATCAAAAGATTAATTCGTTAGCAACCTATTTACCTATAAATTTCCCCAAATCCAGCAAAGAGAACAAGCTGGCTTGTTTTGCATCCATCGCCTCAACCACCAAATCAACCTTTCTACCTGTCTTTTCCTGCACGAGAGCAAGACGAATTCCCTCTAACTCCTCCACAAGCCGTCTAAGGCTCAAGCCAAGATATTTGCACTTCCATGCCAAATATCTGTAGAAAATCATCCCAATAATACACAAGAAAATGTGTGCCCTGATATTGAAATCCTTATGATGATTAATTGGCCCAACCGGAACAAGAAGTACATCATTCAGCAGCTTGAAATCATCCTCGACAAGATACTTCTGGTTGTAGGTCTTTGCTATCTTTTCGGAATGCCATATATGCATATCAGTAAAGACTATAGTTTTTCCAAAACCTGCGTAGCGTAGCTCTTCCCCCTCTTTCCTAATCCATATCTCCAAACTTGGCTTTTTCTTACCTTCTGGTATCTCACCAACCTTATGGCCAAATATTGATCTAAAATCCTTGTGAATGATATCATTGAACTCCCTCTCCACGCTGCTTTTATCCCTCTCCTTTCCCCTGTTGCTCCCAAGCCTCCTCTTCAGGTCTTCAAGCTTTTCCCAGATCTTTGCTTTTCTTTCCTCATAGCTCTTCTTCTGCTTTTTGTACGAGGCTTCGTTGTAGAGAACAACAGTAGTAAACTCCTTCCCAAAAAATTCGTATTTTGTCCGGTAACCGAAGATTTTGTTGCTTTGTGGATTTGTGTATAAATGTTTGTAATTTTCAAGCGGTATATTCAAAAGGTCTTCAGCTTGATTGTGTTTTGCAGAAGCTATAATATGCATTTTTGACAACACGTCTTCAATGTTCACTTGAGAGTTATTGCCCTTGTCAAAAACCAGAATCATGTCTTCAGTTGTTATTTTCAGATTGGTCAACCTTTCAGTAAGTGCATCCAACAATTCAGGGAATATCTTTGAATCATGTTTGTTCCCCTCATAGACTTCATGCATAAATGGTACATTATCTTCAGACACAGCCAACCCCATGCATACCTGTTTCATGTGATTTCTATACTGCTTGTTGTTTCCGTTTTGTGGTAATTCTTCTCCTTTTTTGATGTAGTTGAACCAGTTTGTTTCATCAAGAAAAAGGATTTTGGGTGTTAGGCCTTTTTCGATAAGTACACTGCACAGGTCGTCCTCGATTTTCTTGCTGGTTTCATGGTCTATGTATTTGTAATGGTTGAGGAAGTTTTGGCACGTAAGTTTGTGTGGAAACTTCCACAGTATTCTCAATGAGGATTTGTCGAACCATTTCTGCATGGCATTTTCTGATAGTGCTCCATTGCATCTTCCGATAATGTTCAGAAGGAGGTATTCGCCTACTGTTAAGCCTTCGATTTGCTTTTTGTTGGTGTGTTTGTTTACGATGTCAATGAAGTTCAGTTCATCTGATATGGAGAGGAGAGCTGCTGTTTTTCCATATTGGGAGGATGTTAGTTTGATGTGTGGCAGTTCTTTTGATTTTCTTACGCATTCTATGATAGTATCTGTTGTTCCAAGATATTCTTGCCAGGTTCGTTTAATCTTTCCATCAACCAGACTCCGTTCTGAGGCGTACCAGTAAGTATGACCTTTTAGTTTTTTCTTTTCTAAAAAAACCATAGTGTAATTATAGGGACTAATATTATATATTCTTTTTGCATTATTACATTAGCAATATAGCTTAATTATGATTTGAATAGTTAGGGACTAAGTATATAAATGTGTGACGAAGGCGTAGGACACAGGTTTTTTCAAAAAATTGGACGATTTTCAGTTATCGTTGAAAGTCAAGTCAGAATCTGGTGCTCGCCTGGACTCTGACCACCTTAAAACTGGCGGCAGACGAATTTGGCATAAAGACGGTGGCTGTCATAGGAACTACTGCATTGGGAGGGTAAGGCACGAAAATGGCCTGGACCCACCAAAGTTCTCAATAGATGGATGCAAATTTAGTGAATAAGATTCAGGCTGCTTACTGGGATACGACTACCTTGACCTGTCATATCACCTTCTGGACAGATCTACACGGGACCGCACATGATGTATTTGAACACAGGAGTTACCCGGACCTCAGATTTGAAAGAATTGACAGATAATAAACGCTTTCAGGATTTTGCTGCGTTGGATGCTGTTGATTTGAGGCCTGTTAGAGTTGAAGTGGCGCGTGATTTTAGAGTATATGAAACAGGTGTGGATGTATTAATTAAGCGTGCCCAATTCATTCTGGACAGATATATTGATGCTTTTCCCACAACTATCTTTGATTTATATGGCAGCACCATCGATCCGCGCATTCGACACTGGCAGATGCTCACATCAGATTCACAGACTGTATATGATCCAGTTTTTTTTGTGGTTCAATTTCTGGGTGGGGAACGTCCCTATCAGTAGTATTTGCTT from Methanosarcinales archaeon harbors:
- a CDS encoding IS1634 family transposase — translated: MVFLEKKKLKGHTYWYASERSLVDGKIKRTWQEYLGTTDTIIECVRKSKELPHIKLTSSQYGKTAALLSISDELNFIDIVNKHTNKKQIEGLTVGEYLLLNIIGRCNGALSENAMQKWFDKSSLRILWKFPHKLTCQNFLNHYKYIDHETSKKIEDDLCSVLIEKGLTPKILFLDETNWFNYIKKGEELPQNGNNKQYRNHMKQVCMGLAVSEDNVPFMHEVYEGNKHDSKIFPELLDALTERLTNLKITTEDMILVFDKGNNSQVNIEDVLSKMHIIASAKHNQAEDLLNIPLENYKHLYTNPQSNKIFGYRTKYEFFGKEFTTVVLYNEASYKKQKKSYEERKAKIWEKLEDLKRRLGSNRGKERDKSSVEREFNDIIHKDFRSIFGHKVGEIPEGKKKPSLEIWIRKEGEELRYAGFGKTIVFTDMHIWHSEKIAKTYNQKYLVEDDFKLLNDVLLVPVGPINHHKDFNIRAHIFLCIIGMIFYRYLAWKCKYLGLSLRRLVEELEGIRLALVQEKTGRKVDLVVEAMDAKQASLFSLLDLGKFIGK